One part of the Deinococcus misasensis DSM 22328 genome encodes these proteins:
- a CDS encoding PAS domain S-box protein, producing MNLHQTITSTAAQLAMEWPNGSESAFAHLFAQTLNATHAILFIQTEKESPHWMLPIGHHGFNDGEETLLFQSLMYIREDSLLNQACQQASAVLWTRDHQHLSHAEQNLMHVCHAKTLVCSVFKLTDGCTAFLYALSPIPREPDLLAITHTHRLIQALIIGWGNHVARTNRKSYNDHLSKVLDLAPELFLVAQNHTITNINQSSFTLLGYQPEEMIGRDYRSFVHPEDLSKTTHKGVAVQNGQTVVRFRNRYLHKKGHVVHLEWAAFDVNGEEVGFARDITEHICEEQSLMVFRRIIDQAPDPMILTCFQEGSSDHLGLIYVNEVFCKQTGYTELDFGSDLQKLLFLITDADTASSIMQNLQQGILAEFSFLAHTRNRQRMWLALAPKIIQDCEAGVDRCLITLKDITTQKMYEESLLRNYQVFEEVFQHNPLPMWIYDVHTLHFLEVNQAAQHKYGYTREEFLNLTLKDIRPPEEAAKLEQSLQKIRQAPYVVPDGNVSIHQTRDGRKLMVEISSYPMQYKGRPARMVIPYDITVRDEYEQRIRQSEHTLQLVTENMRNVICYYDHNFIKQYVSPSCVHVFGYTPQEMLEKTMEVVHPDDREEYMDHLRVALKNHQAFTTVQLRCLHQKGHTVWVESHIKFLRDEQQQLTGMVTATVDITERQQAHHELVEALVRTRELVDLTIDIEKAGSLQDIIEHAIHYTLKVLPFNQAYFLHLHDQGFTINHMVNVSSSGLHERIEEHMHHLRGSDHRRQLRRGTMVYHRETREIQPFEAGMIMTPEQVVLCPVNEQGRLYGLIILGNEEQESYVTATAVDFIHAMRDRITLAVERNQHVQELYVTREETLRTLGLALEYRDYETKGHTDRVVHLSQSLGMKMGLSADELDALRWGAYLHDTGKMAIPDHILLKPGRLTPEEFQQVKKHSEIGFDLLKNIPTLPADVLEVVLHHHERWDGTGYPLRLKYRDIPKLARIFSVLDVYDALVSERPYKKPMPHQEAMQEIERCSGSMFDPEVVEAFRTLFD from the coding sequence ATGAACCTACACCAAACCATCACATCCACAGCTGCACAACTCGCCATGGAATGGCCCAACGGCAGTGAAAGTGCCTTCGCCCACCTCTTCGCCCAGACACTGAATGCCACCCATGCCATCCTCTTCATTCAGACCGAAAAGGAATCCCCCCACTGGATGCTTCCCATCGGACACCACGGTTTCAATGATGGAGAGGAAACCCTGCTGTTCCAGAGTTTGATGTACATTCGGGAAGACAGTTTGCTCAATCAGGCCTGCCAGCAGGCTTCTGCTGTTCTGTGGACACGTGACCACCAACACCTCAGCCATGCAGAACAGAACCTCATGCACGTTTGTCACGCGAAAACTCTGGTCTGCTCGGTGTTCAAACTCACCGATGGCTGCACCGCCTTCCTTTATGCCCTGAGCCCAATCCCCCGAGAACCTGACCTGCTTGCCATCACCCACACCCACCGTTTGATTCAGGCTTTGATCATTGGTTGGGGAAACCACGTGGCCCGCACCAACCGCAAGAGTTACAATGACCACCTCTCCAAAGTGCTGGACCTCGCTCCGGAATTGTTCCTGGTGGCCCAGAACCACACCATCACCAACATCAACCAGTCCAGTTTCACTTTGCTCGGGTACCAACCTGAGGAAATGATTGGTCGGGATTACCGTTCCTTCGTGCACCCAGAAGACCTCAGCAAAACCACGCACAAAGGGGTTGCAGTACAGAACGGTCAGACGGTCGTGCGTTTCCGGAACCGTTACCTTCACAAAAAAGGCCATGTGGTGCATCTGGAATGGGCAGCTTTTGATGTGAACGGCGAAGAAGTGGGATTTGCCCGGGACATCACCGAACACATCTGTGAGGAACAGTCCCTGATGGTGTTCCGGCGCATCATCGATCAGGCCCCCGACCCCATGATCTTGACCTGCTTCCAGGAAGGGAGCAGCGATCATCTGGGGTTGATTTACGTCAACGAAGTGTTTTGCAAACAGACTGGATACACCGAACTGGATTTTGGAAGTGACCTGCAAAAACTGCTGTTCTTGATCACCGATGCGGACACTGCCAGCAGCATCATGCAAAACCTTCAACAGGGCATTCTGGCTGAGTTCTCATTTCTGGCGCACACCCGCAATCGCCAGAGGATGTGGCTGGCCCTGGCCCCCAAAATCATTCAGGATTGTGAAGCCGGTGTAGACCGTTGTCTGATCACCCTGAAAGACATCACCACCCAGAAAATGTATGAGGAATCCTTGCTGCGCAACTATCAGGTGTTTGAGGAAGTCTTCCAGCACAATCCCCTCCCCATGTGGATTTACGATGTGCACACCCTGCACTTTCTGGAAGTCAATCAGGCCGCCCAGCACAAATATGGATACACCCGCGAAGAATTCCTCAACCTGACCCTCAAAGACATCCGTCCACCTGAGGAAGCAGCGAAACTTGAGCAATCCCTGCAGAAAATTCGGCAGGCGCCTTATGTGGTCCCAGATGGGAATGTGTCCATCCACCAGACACGGGATGGACGGAAGCTGATGGTCGAGATCAGCAGTTACCCGATGCAGTACAAAGGCCGTCCAGCCCGCATGGTGATTCCTTATGACATCACTGTGAGAGACGAGTACGAGCAACGCATCCGCCAGAGTGAACACACCCTGCAACTCGTCACTGAGAACATGCGGAATGTGATTTGCTATTACGACCACAACTTCATCAAGCAGTACGTGTCCCCTTCGTGCGTGCATGTCTTCGGATACACCCCCCAGGAGATGCTTGAGAAAACCATGGAAGTCGTTCACCCCGATGACCGTGAGGAGTACATGGACCACCTGCGGGTGGCCCTCAAGAACCATCAGGCGTTCACCACTGTACAACTCCGTTGCCTGCATCAGAAAGGCCACACAGTGTGGGTGGAAAGCCACATCAAGTTCTTGCGAGACGAACAACAGCAACTCACGGGCATGGTGACCGCCACTGTGGACATCACCGAACGCCAGCAAGCCCACCATGAATTGGTGGAAGCTTTGGTGAGAACCCGAGAGTTGGTGGATCTCACCATCGACATTGAAAAAGCCGGTTCACTGCAAGACATCATTGAGCATGCCATCCACTACACCCTGAAAGTGCTGCCCTTCAATCAGGCGTACTTTCTGCACCTCCACGACCAAGGCTTCACCATCAACCACATGGTCAATGTGTCCTCAAGTGGTCTGCATGAACGCATTGAAGAACACATGCATCATTTGCGAGGATCTGACCACCGCCGTCAACTCCGCAGGGGCACCATGGTCTACCACCGTGAAACCCGAGAAATCCAGCCTTTTGAAGCCGGAATGATCATGACCCCTGAGCAGGTGGTGCTCTGTCCGGTAAACGAGCAGGGACGGCTGTATGGCTTGATCATCCTCGGGAACGAGGAACAAGAAAGTTACGTCACGGCCACCGCAGTGGATTTCATTCACGCCATGCGGGACCGCATCACTCTGGCGGTGGAACGCAACCAGCACGTGCAGGAACTCTACGTCACCCGCGAAGAAACCCTCAGGACCCTCGGGCTTGCTCTGGAGTACCGGGATTACGAAACCAAAGGCCACACCGACCGGGTGGTGCACCTCTCCCAAAGCCTCGGGATGAAAATGGGACTGTCAGCAGATGAATTGGATGCCCTCAGGTGGGGAGCGTACTTGCATGACACCGGGAAGATGGCCATTCCGGACCACATCCTGCTCAAACCCGGCAGGTTGACTCCAGAGGAATTCCAGCAGGTCAAGAAACACAGTGAAATTGGTTTTGATCTGCTCAAGAACATCCCCACCTTGCCTGCAGATGTGCTGGAAGTGGTGTTGCATCACCACGAAAGGTGGGACGGAACGGGTTATCCTTTGAGGCTCAAATACCGCGACATCCCCAAGCTGGCCCGCATCTTCAGCGTGCTGGACGTGTACGATGCCCTGGTTTCAGAACGGCCTTACAAAAAACCCATGCCCCATCAGGAAGCCATGCAAGAAATCGAGCGCTGCTCGGGCAGCATGTTCGACCCTGAAGTGGTGGAAGCCTTCCGCACCCTGTTTGATTGA
- a CDS encoding glycoside hydrolase family 16 protein, whose protein sequence is MKRCISLSLAVMVFTSCANLRPPAMPTQTFFDDFAYQTSLDPSLSRNGWTVREGVGGPGVPGTWSKNHIRFVEDPAQKGNTLMRLTAFTSGNETALTGQAEIYGPLAYLEGTYAARVRFTDQPIPESSGTPGPDGDSVVQTFFTISDPALPDDPNFDASKYSELDFEYLPNGAPMWGRPNTTMLTTSWAAYKNEPYVEEQNPVANEKSHAGWRTVMVTVHQGKVTYFVDGVQYAQHDGKWYPDSKMRLDFNLWFIRRGILASNQKRTYEQDVDWVMHVKDRALSFSELQEQIVKLRKQNLKFVNTIQP, encoded by the coding sequence ATGAAACGATGTATCAGCCTTTCCCTTGCCGTGATGGTGTTCACTTCCTGCGCCAACCTGAGGCCCCCTGCCATGCCCACCCAGACTTTCTTCGATGACTTTGCCTACCAGACCTCCCTTGACCCGAGCCTCTCCAGAAATGGATGGACGGTGCGCGAAGGGGTCGGTGGTCCCGGCGTGCCCGGCACATGGTCCAAAAACCACATCCGCTTTGTGGAAGACCCGGCCCAGAAAGGCAACACCCTGATGCGCCTCACGGCCTTCACCTCTGGCAACGAAACCGCCCTGACCGGACAGGCCGAGATTTACGGTCCTCTGGCTTATCTGGAAGGGACTTACGCCGCCAGAGTGCGTTTCACCGACCAGCCAATTCCAGAAAGCTCTGGAACCCCCGGACCGGATGGAGACAGCGTCGTGCAGACCTTTTTCACCATTTCTGACCCTGCCCTGCCAGACGATCCGAACTTTGATGCCAGCAAGTACAGCGAACTGGACTTCGAGTACCTGCCCAACGGTGCCCCGATGTGGGGACGCCCCAACACCACCATGCTCACCACCAGTTGGGCGGCCTACAAAAACGAACCTTATGTGGAAGAACAAAACCCGGTTGCCAACGAGAAATCCCACGCAGGATGGCGCACCGTGATGGTCACGGTGCATCAAGGCAAAGTCACCTACTTCGTGGATGGGGTTCAGTACGCCCAGCACGACGGCAAGTGGTACCCGGACAGCAAAATGCGACTGGACTTCAACCTCTGGTTCATTCGAAGGGGCATTCTGGCCTCCAACCAGAAACGCACCTACGAGCAGGACGTGGACTGGGTGATGCACGTCAAAGACCGGGCGCTCAGTTTCAGTGAACTTCAAGAGCAGATTGTGAAACTTCGCAAGCAGAACCTGAAATTCGTCAACACCATCCAACCCTGA
- a CDS encoding ABC transporter substrate-binding protein, producing MKKPLLFTASLLLTLGTAHAQKTTLNYWSMWNQTEPQGQVIQATIKDFEAAHPGVNVQVNWLGRQVKNLILPALDTGTSIDVFDTGTDWMKRYNKHLLALDPYLKRPSMDNPKQTVAQSLYSILQKQYQVAGKNHFVVYQPFAVLFFYNKDHFQKAGIKAEPKNWEEFLTVSNQLRKAGFEPLTTDIDAYIDVMFGYFVERYAGGCNQLSRTLKDKTGKMWLTTPGYLKLAQNVQELLQKGYFAKGTAGNRYPTGQQRLALGEVSMYLNGTWLPGEVKATTGPEFKWGTFGFPAISGGNGKVTTVMMGSQALAIPKASKNPELAFQFIEFMVGKKTQQAMVKAGFTSARKDLVWQAPLDEAWKQVNDAKQAIGWACELGEAGELGDNVITPALTDLFTGKSSPEAFVQRLQKDTAAFWKTRR from the coding sequence ATGAAAAAACCCCTTTTGTTCACCGCAAGCTTGCTCCTCACTCTGGGAACGGCCCACGCCCAGAAAACCACCCTCAACTACTGGTCGATGTGGAACCAGACCGAACCGCAAGGGCAGGTCATTCAGGCCACCATCAAAGACTTTGAAGCCGCCCATCCCGGTGTGAATGTGCAGGTCAACTGGCTGGGACGGCAGGTGAAAAACCTGATCCTGCCTGCTCTGGACACCGGAACCAGCATTGATGTTTTTGACACCGGAACCGACTGGATGAAGCGGTACAACAAACACCTGCTGGCTCTGGACCCTTACCTGAAACGCCCCTCGATGGACAACCCCAAACAGACCGTGGCCCAGAGCCTGTACAGCATCCTGCAAAAGCAGTATCAGGTGGCAGGCAAAAACCACTTTGTGGTGTACCAGCCGTTTGCAGTGCTGTTTTTCTACAACAAAGACCATTTCCAGAAAGCAGGCATCAAAGCAGAACCCAAAAACTGGGAGGAATTCCTGACCGTGAGCAACCAGCTGAGGAAGGCCGGGTTTGAACCGCTCACCACCGACATTGACGCCTACATCGATGTGATGTTTGGGTATTTCGTGGAACGCTACGCTGGAGGGTGCAACCAGCTTTCCCGCACCCTCAAAGACAAAACTGGAAAAATGTGGCTGACCACGCCGGGCTACCTGAAACTGGCGCAGAACGTGCAAGAGTTGCTTCAAAAAGGGTACTTTGCCAAAGGGACCGCAGGAAACCGTTACCCGACAGGCCAGCAACGCCTCGCACTGGGAGAGGTCAGCATGTACCTGAACGGCACCTGGCTGCCCGGCGAAGTCAAAGCCACCACCGGACCCGAGTTCAAGTGGGGCACCTTTGGATTCCCGGCCATCTCTGGAGGGAACGGCAAAGTCACCACCGTGATGATGGGGTCTCAGGCTCTGGCCATTCCCAAAGCCTCCAAAAACCCCGAGCTGGCCTTCCAATTCATTGAGTTCATGGTGGGCAAGAAAACCCAGCAGGCCATGGTCAAAGCGGGGTTCACTTCGGCACGCAAGGATCTGGTGTGGCAAGCCCCTCTGGATGAGGCATGGAAGCAGGTCAACGATGCCAAACAGGCGATTGGCTGGGCCTGCGAACTGGGAGAGGCCGGAGAACTGGGCGACAACGTGATCACCCCCGCCCTGACCGACCTGTTCACCGGAAAAAGCAGTCCAGAGGCCTTTGTGCAGCGCTTGCAGAAGGACACAGCAGCTTTCTGGAAAACCCGCCGCTGA
- a CDS encoding carbohydrate ABC transporter permease, whose translation MRLKPLTLILFLTPALLLFVLMFVYPLLQTGYLSFFRVESFTAAPTEFRGFDNYLELLHTPLFQKATGNVVLVWLVGGLAVFLSAFVFTAALASGVRFKAFFRAVIYFPNIINAVAMVTMWTQYIYQPQYGLFKKLFTWLGLDSLAGIAWTQPDTIFWAMLIAYAWGSIGWFTLLLLAGAERIPAELYEAAKLEGAHVGQNFLYITLPLLKDVLRVAFTMWSITVFNLFVFPRLFSPISQDVATSTPTTYLYALAFGGNSSSPLEIGKAAAAALMILLVVLVVSGLISRLMGKNQLQY comes from the coding sequence ATGCGACTGAAACCCTTGACTTTGATTTTGTTCCTGACCCCCGCCCTCTTGCTGTTTGTGTTGATGTTCGTGTATCCGCTGCTGCAAACCGGATACCTGAGTTTTTTCCGGGTGGAGAGCTTCACGGCTGCACCCACCGAATTTCGTGGATTTGACAATTACCTTGAATTGCTGCACACACCCCTCTTCCAGAAGGCCACAGGCAATGTGGTGCTGGTGTGGCTGGTGGGTGGACTTGCGGTCTTTCTGAGTGCGTTCGTGTTCACAGCGGCTCTGGCTTCCGGGGTGCGCTTCAAAGCGTTTTTTCGGGCGGTGATTTACTTTCCAAACATCATCAATGCTGTGGCGATGGTGACCATGTGGACCCAGTACATCTATCAGCCCCAATATGGCCTGTTCAAGAAGCTGTTCACATGGTTGGGGCTGGACAGTCTGGCAGGGATTGCGTGGACCCAACCCGACACCATTTTCTGGGCCATGCTGATCGCCTACGCGTGGGGCAGCATCGGGTGGTTCACCTTGTTGCTGCTGGCCGGAGCCGAGCGTATCCCAGCCGAATTGTACGAAGCTGCCAAGCTGGAAGGGGCTCATGTGGGGCAGAATTTTTTGTACATCACCCTGCCCTTGCTCAAAGACGTTCTGAGGGTGGCCTTCACCATGTGGAGCATCACGGTGTTCAACCTGTTCGTGTTCCCGAGGCTGTTTTCACCGATTTCACAGGATGTTGCGACCTCGACACCCACCACCTACCTGTACGCTCTGGCTTTTGGAGGCAACTCCAGCAGCCCTCTGGAAATTGGCAAAGCCGCTGCTGCCGCACTGATGATTCTGCTGGTGGTTCTGGTGGTCTCGGGCCTGATTTCCCGCCTGATGGGCAAAAACCAGCTCCAGTACTGA
- a CDS encoding carbohydrate ABC transporter permease produces the protein MIEQPHPTLQDKPAPSRLPHLLTRLPVYGVLVLWTLFAVVAIGWIVLASLSTTREIFSNTLLASGLHFENYLNALTTLNMGRYFFNTVWYVGIALVLIALISAPAAYALSRFEFRGRRTINTAMLSAQAIPGVMLVIPMFTLFLKLDLVNTITGLVLIYVGTSIPFTVFFLSGFFSTLPRELEEAAMIDGCTEVQAFWKVMLPLSQPGLVTVTIFNFVNLWNEYFWALIFVNSPEKRTLSIGLEALLQSMRYTGDWAGLFASVMIVVVPTLILYIFLSEKIVAGITAGAVK, from the coding sequence ATGATCGAACAACCCCATCCCACCTTGCAGGACAAACCCGCACCTTCGCGTCTTCCCCACCTGCTGACCCGACTTCCGGTTTACGGGGTGTTGGTGCTCTGGACGCTCTTTGCGGTGGTGGCCATCGGCTGGATTGTGCTGGCTTCCCTGAGCACCACCAGAGAGATTTTCAGCAACACCCTGCTGGCTTCGGGCCTGCACTTCGAGAATTACCTGAACGCCCTGACCACCCTGAACATGGGCCGTTACTTCTTCAACACCGTCTGGTACGTGGGGATCGCTCTGGTGCTGATTGCCCTGATTTCTGCTCCGGCTGCATATGCTTTAAGCCGCTTTGAGTTTCGGGGTCGGCGGACCATCAACACCGCCATGCTCTCTGCACAGGCCATTCCGGGCGTGATGCTGGTGATTCCGATGTTCACCCTGTTCCTGAAACTGGATCTGGTGAACACCATCACCGGACTGGTGCTGATTTACGTGGGCACCTCGATTCCTTTCACGGTGTTTTTCCTCTCGGGGTTCTTCAGCACCCTCCCCAGAGAGTTGGAGGAAGCTGCCATGATCGACGGTTGCACCGAAGTGCAGGCGTTCTGGAAGGTGATGCTGCCCCTCTCGCAGCCCGGACTGGTCACGGTGACCATCTTCAATTTTGTGAACCTCTGGAACGAGTACTTCTGGGCCCTCATTTTTGTGAATTCCCCTGAAAAACGCACCCTATCCATTGGACTTGAAGCCCTCTTGCAATCCATGCGCTACACCGGAGACTGGGCGGGCCTGTTTGCCAGTGTGATGATTGTGGTGGTTCCGACCTTGATTCTCTACATCTTCCTTTCCGAAAAAATCGTGGCTGGCATCACGGCTGGCGCGGTGAAATGA
- a CDS encoding beta-N-acetylhexosaminidase — MTSILPLPETVLPALGHFHVPAVLSVHAEGEALPEARKFTERLEKETRIKVQWQASLPTLTFVLDPHLPELGPEGYQLSVHKTRLEIRAWGVAGLFYGSMSLLQLLRSGGPVPCQQVMDRPRFRWRGLMLDVARHFMPVSSILVWLDVLAELKMNTFHWHLTDDQGWRIPVSAFPRLTEVGGWRKETLIGHYEDQPWTFDGTPHGGVYTPDDIQQVIQYAQERFITVIPEIELPGHAQAALAAHPEFGSGEGTEVLTSWGISERVFHPRATTLDFLNTVLLEVTEMFPSPYVCIGGDECPTTEWENSPEMHQLAQDLGLESVKGLQGYVTRSVSETLEKAGKKVCGWEEILQDGLSENTVGLIWLHAEKAREAVQKGHPIVVCHHSHLYLDYYQSGAPELEPLAQGGCLPLEKVYQYDPMPAGLTDIEKQRVLGVQTNLWTEYLPTPEHTEYMLFPRLFAVAEMCWTPQERRNLEGFLQRIPEQLQHLQRKGIRFRPHLAAFSR; from the coding sequence ATGACCAGCATCCTTCCCCTTCCCGAGACCGTCTTGCCTGCCCTTGGGCACTTCCATGTTCCTGCCGTCCTCTCTGTCCATGCAGAGGGGGAAGCCCTGCCAGAAGCCCGCAAATTCACTGAACGGCTTGAGAAAGAAACCCGGATCAAAGTGCAGTGGCAAGCTTCTTTGCCCACCCTGACGTTCGTGCTGGACCCTCACCTTCCTGAACTCGGGCCAGAGGGGTATCAACTTTCGGTGCACAAAACCCGTCTGGAAATCCGTGCATGGGGTGTGGCAGGTTTGTTTTACGGCAGCATGTCTTTGCTGCAATTGCTGCGTTCAGGGGGGCCTGTGCCCTGTCAGCAGGTCATGGACCGCCCGAGGTTCAGGTGGCGTGGCCTGATGCTGGATGTGGCCCGCCATTTCATGCCGGTTTCCAGCATTTTGGTCTGGCTGGATGTGCTGGCCGAACTCAAAATGAACACCTTCCACTGGCACCTGACAGACGATCAGGGCTGGAGGATTCCCGTTTCAGCTTTTCCCCGTTTAACGGAAGTGGGCGGATGGCGCAAAGAAACCCTGATCGGACATTACGAAGACCAGCCGTGGACCTTTGACGGCACCCCACATGGAGGGGTGTACACCCCGGATGACATCCAGCAGGTGATTCAGTACGCACAGGAACGCTTCATCACGGTGATTCCAGAGATTGAACTCCCCGGTCATGCACAGGCCGCTCTGGCTGCACATCCTGAGTTTGGCTCAGGGGAAGGAACAGAAGTGCTGACCTCGTGGGGCATCAGCGAGCGGGTGTTTCATCCCAGAGCGACCACTCTGGACTTCCTGAACACCGTGCTTCTGGAGGTCACGGAAATGTTCCCCTCCCCTTATGTGTGCATTGGAGGCGACGAGTGCCCCACCACCGAATGGGAGAACAGCCCGGAAATGCACCAACTGGCACAGGATCTGGGTCTTGAAAGCGTCAAAGGCCTGCAAGGATACGTGACCCGCTCGGTCAGTGAGACGCTGGAAAAAGCCGGGAAAAAAGTGTGCGGATGGGAAGAAATCCTGCAAGATGGACTTTCCGAAAACACCGTAGGTCTGATCTGGCTGCATGCCGAAAAAGCCCGAGAAGCCGTGCAAAAAGGGCATCCCATTGTGGTGTGCCACCACAGCCACCTGTATCTGGATTATTACCAGTCCGGTGCACCCGAATTGGAACCTCTGGCGCAAGGGGGATGCCTGCCTCTGGAGAAGGTGTACCAGTACGACCCGATGCCTGCTGGGCTGACCGACATCGAAAAACAGCGGGTGCTGGGGGTGCAAACCAACCTCTGGACCGAGTACCTGCCCACCCCCGAACACACCGAGTACATGCTGTTCCCGAGGCTTTTTGCCGTGGCAGAAATGTGCTGGACCCCTCAGGAACGCAGAAACCTTGAAGGGTTTCTGCAACGCATCCCCGAGCAATTGCAGCACTTGCAAAGAAAGGGCATCCGGTTCAGGCCACACCTGGCTGCCTTTTCCAGATGA
- a CDS encoding ROK family transcriptional regulator, with translation MGNLNSLRALNRATILKQILQVGDASRTEVAEQTGISKVAVTSIVNDLLKEGFLVEEGYSEGSAGRPAQKVHINPHLGWVLGIDVQPDELRYGSSNIRGQSFQVQDMPVQHPSHVTERVLACIEENVRQHPNNPLKYLCLGLAAPVDGQGQPYVPNGLPELDLLQVKAQCDRLGTRLILENDANLAAMAEQEIGAIQGERNFLVLLRRRPSGIGMGLFQNGQLCRGERGLAGEISLVKWSVGTQVMSIEDLDPENQEVALANVISALGVSLDLNAIVIYESPLIPETSQLKSRVRALLPQRIGVLDSKLGRDATAAGALVRAVEALHLDLLAWPEF, from the coding sequence ATGGGCAACTTGAATTCACTGCGTGCGCTCAACCGGGCCACCATCCTCAAACAAATCCTGCAAGTCGGAGACGCGTCCCGCACCGAGGTCGCCGAGCAAACCGGAATCTCCAAAGTGGCCGTCACCAGCATTGTGAACGACCTTTTAAAAGAAGGCTTTCTGGTCGAGGAGGGTTACAGCGAAGGCTCTGCAGGCAGACCCGCCCAGAAGGTGCACATCAATCCACATCTCGGGTGGGTGCTGGGCATCGACGTGCAACCGGACGAACTGCGGTATGGCAGCAGCAACATTCGGGGGCAGTCTTTTCAGGTGCAGGACATGCCCGTGCAGCACCCGAGCCACGTCACCGAAAGGGTGCTGGCCTGCATCGAGGAGAATGTCCGGCAGCATCCCAACAATCCCCTCAAGTACCTGTGCCTCGGGCTGGCAGCTCCGGTGGATGGACAGGGCCAGCCTTACGTGCCCAACGGCCTCCCAGAGCTGGACCTGCTGCAAGTGAAGGCCCAATGTGACCGTCTGGGCACCCGTTTGATTCTGGAAAACGACGCCAATCTGGCCGCCATGGCCGAGCAGGAAATCGGGGCCATTCAAGGGGAAAGGAACTTTCTGGTGCTGCTCAGGCGCAGACCCTCTGGAATTGGCATGGGTCTGTTCCAGAACGGGCAATTGTGCCGGGGCGAACGTGGGCTGGCCGGAGAAATCTCTCTGGTGAAATGGAGCGTCGGAACACAGGTGATGTCCATCGAGGACCTGGACCCGGAGAATCAAGAAGTGGCCCTTGCCAACGTGATTTCCGCTCTGGGGGTTTCTCTGGACCTGAACGCCATCGTGATTTACGAAAGCCCTTTGATTCCAGAGACCTCGCAACTCAAAAGCCGGGTGCGGGCTTTGCTTCCCCAACGCATTGGTGTGCTGGACAGCAAACTGGGCCGGGACGCCACGGCGGCAGGGGCTCTGGTGCGGGCAGTGGAAGCGTTGCATCTGGACCTCTTGGCTTGGCCTGAGTTCTGA
- a CDS encoding MurR/RpiR family transcriptional regulator: MTQPESSLLQRLRQQVDQLAPAMQQLARHMLDQPRAVLQQSVQELARAAEVPDATVTRLSRKLGCTGFPDLKIKLSAELAQQETAPKAGDPLLGVSLQHMVTSMYQSRDTLDAGVLQQVIASLVRASRIEIAGEGNSQLASRFLLEKLLKLGLPASSHADPRVMCLHASTLGKSGVLLAFSRSGSTHTVLEYLKLAHQGGALTVLITHSSHPVPDFVSCALVLAAPEQAGSVSALIGQLWVAEVICEGVAQQRT; encoded by the coding sequence ATGACCCAGCCCGAGTCCTCGCTCCTTCAACGCCTGCGCCAGCAGGTGGACCAGTTGGCGCCCGCCATGCAACAACTGGCCCGGCACATGCTGGACCAACCCAGAGCGGTGCTTCAGCAGTCGGTGCAGGAATTGGCCCGTGCAGCAGAGGTCCCGGATGCCACGGTGACCCGTCTCAGTCGGAAATTGGGTTGCACAGGATTCCCGGACCTCAAAATCAAACTGAGTGCCGAACTCGCCCAGCAGGAAACGGCCCCCAAAGCAGGAGACCCCCTGCTCGGGGTGTCCTTGCAGCACATGGTCACCTCCATGTACCAGAGCCGCGACACCCTTGATGCAGGTGTGTTGCAGCAGGTGATCGCGTCCCTTGTTCGGGCTTCACGCATTGAAATTGCAGGAGAGGGAAACAGCCAGCTTGCCTCCCGTTTCCTGCTGGAAAAACTGCTGAAACTCGGGTTGCCTGCCTCCAGCCACGCAGACCCCAGAGTGATGTGCCTGCATGCCAGCACCCTCGGGAAAAGTGGGGTTTTGCTGGCGTTCAGCCGTTCTGGCAGCACCCACACCGTTCTGGAATACCTGAAACTGGCCCATCAAGGCGGAGCCCTGACCGTCCTGATCACCCACAGTTCCCACCCAGTGCCCGATTTTGTGTCCTGCGCTCTGGTTCTGGCCGCTCCAGAGCAGGCCGGATCGGTTTCTGCGTTGATCGGGCAACTCTGGGTGGCGGAAGTGATCTGCGAAGGGGTGGCCCAGCAAAGGACTTGA